A window from Verrucomicrobiota bacterium encodes these proteins:
- a CDS encoding polysaccharide biosynthesis tyrosine autokinase: MNMENDNLGPFNQTAQEDTINLRHYWHVILERRWLIMTAFISVFVLSLIYLFKATPIYRATARLQIDPEAENILRVEGIAMARQEQDYLQTQYKNLLSRTLLRSVFNQLNLKDDERYARALDPVTALVGDLQVAPIRLSRLVDISAEHPDPRQAARIVNSWSTNFMRRNLDQKITNSLDVVQRLKDEITKQRHDLEAAEKLVQEYSRTNKVVSFDEGENIILQALKQYTDLHAKATAESDAAQKVVEEVDRFIKQGVPIEALPQVADNAPIQELKKELALARAEFDALKKRYLGGMVEYRQAEEKAHSLQSSLTQQAATLLEALRHRAQIAQAHKETVASLLDQQSGEQQKLKALRVQYDILKRESGEKEQLYKAVLAKINEMELTARNKINNINVVYDADVPLKHVKPRTLLTIFLGIIGGLGVALGLAFFVNYLDDSIKSQDDVETYLRLPFLGYVPNIKTNSVVERDLQAHSHPQSNAAEGFRTIRATISLTHKPDQFRTVAITSTIPSEGKSLVASNLAIVTAQTGLKTLLVDADLRRPSVHKAYRLHSPMGLSSYLMDEVSQIEPIIHKTEVPNLDVICCGSVPSNPSELIGSKRMIEFLDAVRGKYDRILLDCPPISAVSDPLIIAAMSDGVLFVTKFNKIRREHARKSIQRVQNAGIHIVGVVLNDIDFEGKDSYYYSYYYYQNRYYSSHYRSAGERAKGKSSDTGKSAERN; this comes from the coding sequence GTGAATATGGAAAACGACAATTTAGGCCCGTTCAATCAAACGGCTCAGGAAGACACGATCAATCTGCGCCACTACTGGCACGTCATCCTGGAGCGGCGCTGGCTGATCATGACGGCGTTCATCTCGGTCTTCGTGCTCAGTTTGATATACTTGTTCAAAGCCACGCCGATCTATCGCGCCACGGCGCGTCTTCAAATCGACCCCGAAGCCGAAAACATTCTCCGGGTTGAAGGAATTGCTATGGCGCGGCAGGAGCAGGATTATCTCCAGACTCAGTACAAGAACCTGCTCAGCCGGACCTTGCTTCGGTCGGTGTTCAATCAACTCAACTTGAAGGATGACGAACGTTACGCTCGGGCGTTGGATCCCGTGACTGCTCTGGTGGGTGACCTTCAGGTTGCGCCCATTCGGCTGAGCCGATTAGTGGACATCAGCGCCGAGCATCCAGACCCCAGGCAGGCTGCCCGGATTGTCAACAGTTGGTCCACGAATTTCATGCGGCGCAACCTCGATCAAAAAATCACCAATTCACTGGATGTGGTCCAGCGGTTGAAGGACGAGATCACAAAACAACGCCACGATCTCGAGGCGGCCGAAAAGCTCGTCCAGGAGTACAGTCGAACCAACAAAGTTGTTTCGTTCGACGAGGGCGAGAACATCATTCTCCAGGCGCTAAAGCAGTACACCGACTTGCACGCCAAGGCCACGGCAGAATCTGATGCCGCCCAGAAGGTTGTGGAGGAGGTGGATCGATTCATTAAACAAGGGGTCCCGATCGAGGCGCTGCCCCAGGTGGCGGACAATGCCCCAATCCAGGAACTGAAAAAGGAGTTGGCGCTGGCCAGAGCCGAGTTTGATGCCCTCAAGAAGCGCTATCTCGGCGGAATGGTGGAGTATCGGCAAGCTGAGGAGAAGGCTCATTCGCTCCAGTCCTCCTTGACCCAACAGGCTGCAACCCTCCTCGAAGCTCTCCGTCATCGAGCTCAGATAGCCCAGGCCCATAAGGAAACCGTCGCGAGCCTGCTTGATCAGCAATCCGGCGAGCAGCAAAAGCTCAAAGCACTTCGCGTGCAATACGACATTCTGAAACGCGAGTCCGGGGAAAAGGAGCAGCTCTACAAAGCGGTGCTGGCGAAGATTAACGAGATGGAACTGACGGCCCGGAACAAGATCAATAACATCAATGTCGTTTATGATGCGGACGTGCCGCTCAAGCACGTCAAGCCGCGCACGCTCTTGACTATCTTCCTTGGCATCATTGGCGGGCTGGGTGTTGCTTTGGGCTTGGCCTTTTTTGTCAATTATCTCGACGACTCCATCAAGAGCCAGGATGACGTCGAAACTTATCTTCGTCTGCCCTTCCTGGGCTACGTTCCGAACATCAAAACCAACAGCGTCGTCGAACGCGACCTCCAGGCGCACTCGCATCCTCAGTCAAACGCCGCAGAGGGATTCCGCACCATTCGCGCGACTATCTCCCTCACCCACAAACCCGATCAGTTCCGAACCGTCGCGATTACGAGCACGATTCCGTCCGAAGGCAAATCGCTCGTGGCATCCAATCTCGCGATCGTGACGGCGCAGACCGGGCTGAAAACGCTGCTCGTCGACGCCGACTTGCGGCGCCCTTCCGTCCACAAGGCCTATCGCCTCCATAGCCCGATGGGCTTGTCCTCTTACCTGATGGATGAAGTCAGCCAAATCGAGCCCATCATTCACAAAACCGAAGTGCCCAACCTGGATGTCATCTGCTGCGGTTCAGTGCCGTCGAATCCTTCGGAGTTGATCGGGTCAAAACGGATGATTGAGTTTCTGGACGCGGTGCGTGGAAAGTATGATCGGATCCTGCTGGATTGCCCGCCGATCTCCGCCGTCAGCGACCCGTTGATCATTGCCGCCATGTCCGACGGCGTTTTGTTCGTGACGAAGTTCAACAAGATTCGCCGCGAGCACGCGCGGAAGTCGATCCAACGGGTTCAGAACGCCGGCATCCACATCGTCGGCGTGGTCTTGAACGACATTGATTTCGAGGGGAAGGATTCTTACTACTACTCCTACTACTATTATCAAAACCGCTATTATTCCAGCCATTATCGGTCCGCGGGCGAGCGCGCCAAAGGGAAATCATCCGACACCGGAAAGAGCGCGGAGCGAAACTGA
- the mtnP gene encoding S-methyl-5'-thioadenosine phosphorylase, protein MRKGNNRIGIIGGSGLYHIEGLSRQKWVTTKTPFGPPSDRLLTGELAGRSVVFLPRHGRGHRILPSELNHRANIWALKSLDVAWIISVSAVGSLQARLKPCDIVLPDQFLDRTKRSADHTFFGRGIVAHIAFADPICEELRRLLLRACRQAGVRAHDGGVYVNMEGPAFSTRAESLTNRRAGYSVIGMTNLGEAKCAREAEIAYATLAMVTDYDCWKTDEEHVTVEMVVANLQKNAALAKNIIVTVLPTIPASPDCSCHHALKNAILTDRKLWPAKTAKQLRVLLAKYL, encoded by the coding sequence ATGCGCAAAGGAAATAATCGCATTGGCATCATCGGCGGCAGCGGTCTTTACCATATTGAGGGCCTGAGCCGGCAGAAGTGGGTCACGACCAAAACGCCTTTCGGACCGCCTTCGGATCGCCTGCTGACCGGGGAACTCGCCGGACGCAGCGTAGTGTTCCTGCCTCGGCACGGACGAGGCCATAGAATTCTTCCCAGTGAACTGAATCACCGCGCGAATATCTGGGCCCTGAAAAGCCTGGATGTGGCCTGGATTATCAGCGTCAGCGCGGTCGGCTCGTTGCAGGCGCGCCTCAAGCCTTGTGACATCGTGCTTCCGGATCAATTCCTGGACCGGACCAAGCGATCCGCCGACCACACGTTTTTCGGACGGGGAATTGTGGCGCACATCGCGTTTGCGGATCCGATTTGCGAAGAACTGCGCCGGTTGCTCCTCAGAGCGTGCCGCCAGGCCGGCGTTCGAGCGCACGACGGCGGCGTTTACGTGAATATGGAAGGCCCCGCCTTCAGCACGCGCGCCGAATCACTCACGAATCGCCGCGCCGGTTACTCGGTCATTGGCATGACGAATTTGGGAGAAGCCAAATGCGCTCGTGAAGCCGAAATCGCCTATGCCACCCTGGCGATGGTCACGGATTACGATTGTTGGAAGACGGACGAAGAGCACGTCACGGTGGAAATGGTCGTGGCCAACCTCCAGAAAAATGCCGCCCTGGCCAAGAACATCATCGTCACCGTCCTCCCGACGATTCCGGCGTCACCAGATTGCTCCTGCCATCACGCTCTCAAGAACGCGATCCTCACGGACCGCAAACTTTGGCCCGCAAAGACGGCGAAACAACTGCGGGTCCTGCTCGCGAAATACCTCTGA
- a CDS encoding menaquinol-cytochrome C reductase — MKALLDWLDQRTGYRRIVRYSLYENIPGGARWRYVWGSTLVFTLTIQFVTGLFLWMAYSPSSQTAWESVYFIQYEMTGGWLLRGIHHFTASVMNVLLVLHLMQVVIDGAYRAPREFNFWFGIGLLLLVLALSLTGYLLPWDQKGYWATKVATNIAAIVPVVGPTLQKLIIGGSDYGHHTLTRFFALHAGVLPATVIVLLVWHIFLFRRHGITAKDPKRKPDEYFWPDQVLKDAVACLAVMATILFLVLRPWLFNTGEHLGAELAAPADPSETYSAARPEWYFLFLFEFLKFFPGGYEVWGAVVIPGLIMSIIFLMPIIGRWHLGHVFNVGLSISLLAGVALLTYLAMTQDERDPAYQVAVQEARRNAERVRELAQAPAGIPPTGAVNLLRDDPKTQGPKLFSKHCASCHRYDGHDGTGIPLQEEQTASDLKGFAGRDWLTGLMDPARIVSLHYYGGTKLKDGRMVRYVLRDVARFSVEEKEKLRKVILTLSAEADLKAQRAADEQDAAAINEGRKLMAGEDMRCTECHRFHDQGEDPTGPELTGYGSRDWLIEFISDPGHERFYGKRNDRMPAFGKDRLDPHAIGLLADWLRGDWYELRESESSARQASFSQQNSTNESRTPKPGTNSNAQRK; from the coding sequence ATGAAAGCGCTTCTCGACTGGCTGGATCAACGAACGGGTTACCGCCGGATCGTTCGCTACAGTCTCTACGAGAACATTCCCGGCGGCGCGCGTTGGCGTTATGTCTGGGGCAGCACGCTGGTTTTCACGCTCACGATTCAATTTGTCACGGGCCTGTTTCTCTGGATGGCCTACAGCCCCAGTTCGCAGACGGCCTGGGAGAGCGTCTATTTCATCCAATATGAGATGACCGGAGGCTGGTTGCTGCGTGGCATTCATCATTTCACGGCTTCGGTGATGAACGTGCTGTTGGTGCTGCACCTGATGCAGGTCGTGATCGACGGGGCGTACCGCGCGCCGCGAGAATTCAATTTCTGGTTTGGGATCGGGCTGTTGCTTCTCGTGCTGGCGCTCTCGCTGACCGGATACCTGTTGCCCTGGGACCAGAAGGGATACTGGGCCACAAAGGTCGCCACCAACATCGCTGCGATCGTCCCGGTTGTTGGACCGACCCTCCAGAAACTCATCATCGGGGGATCGGACTACGGACATCACACGCTGACGCGTTTCTTTGCGCTTCACGCCGGTGTGCTGCCCGCCACAGTCATCGTGTTGCTGGTCTGGCACATTTTTTTGTTCCGACGCCATGGCATCACGGCCAAAGATCCCAAAAGGAAACCGGACGAATACTTCTGGCCGGACCAGGTGCTCAAAGACGCCGTGGCCTGCCTGGCTGTCATGGCCACGATATTGTTCCTGGTGCTCAGGCCCTGGCTATTCAACACGGGTGAACATTTGGGCGCCGAACTCGCGGCGCCGGCCGATCCTTCCGAGACCTATTCGGCCGCGCGACCCGAATGGTATTTCCTGTTCTTGTTCGAGTTTTTGAAATTCTTCCCGGGCGGCTACGAAGTGTGGGGAGCGGTGGTCATTCCCGGCCTGATCATGAGCATCATTTTCTTGATGCCGATCATCGGGCGATGGCACCTGGGTCACGTCTTTAATGTGGGCTTGTCGATCTCGTTGCTCGCGGGTGTGGCGCTGCTGACTTATCTCGCCATGACTCAGGACGAGCGCGATCCCGCGTATCAAGTCGCCGTTCAGGAGGCTCGACGAAACGCGGAACGCGTCCGCGAATTGGCCCAGGCGCCCGCGGGCATCCCGCCAACCGGCGCCGTCAATCTCTTGCGCGACGATCCAAAAACACAGGGGCCGAAACTCTTCTCCAAGCATTGTGCCAGTTGCCACCGCTATGACGGCCATGACGGCACGGGGATCCCACTCCAAGAGGAGCAGACTGCGTCCGACTTGAAAGGTTTTGCCGGACGGGATTGGCTAACGGGGTTGATGGACCCCGCGCGTATCGTCAGCCTTCATTATTATGGCGGCACTAAGTTAAAGGATGGCAGGATGGTGCGGTATGTCTTGCGTGACGTCGCCAGGTTTTCCGTCGAAGAAAAGGAGAAACTGCGGAAGGTGATCCTGACCCTTTCGGCCGAGGCCGACCTGAAAGCGCAGCGGGCCGCAGACGAGCAAGACGCGGCTGCGATCAACGAGGGCCGCAAGCTGATGGCCGGCGAAGACATGCGCTGCACCGAATGCCACCGGTTTCATGATCAAGGCGAGGATCCCACGGGCCCAGAGTTGACCGGTTACGGTTCGCGCGACTGGCTGATTGAGTTCATCAGCGATCCGGGGCACGAGCGATTCTACGGCAAACGCAACGACCGGATGCCCGCGTTTGGCAAGGACCGCCTGGACCCGCACGCGATTGGTTTGCTGGCCGATTGGCTCCGGGGCGATTGGTACGAGCTGCGGGAATCTGAATCCAGTGCGCGGCAAGCCAGCTTCTCGCAACAAAACTCCACGAACGAAAGTCGAACTCCGAAACCCGGAACCAATTCAAATGCGCAAAGGAAATAA
- a CDS encoding Rieske 2Fe-2S domain-containing protein, with protein sequence MENSERPPEPARRDFVKKAGSIVIGGLAGAIPTGAALTVFLDPLQRQGLRREFIHVASIDSLPSDGTPRQFSVVADRTDAWNKSPRVPIGAVYLRKTEANEVIALNVVCPHAGCFVEYSSAQKAFTCPCHNSRFGLDGTIADRKSPSPRALDALEVEIRNQSEIWVKFQNFVAGHGQKIPVA encoded by the coding sequence ATGGAAAACTCAGAGCGACCTCCTGAACCCGCGCGGCGGGATTTCGTCAAGAAAGCCGGATCCATCGTGATCGGCGGCTTGGCGGGCGCGATTCCGACGGGCGCCGCCCTGACGGTGTTCTTGGATCCGCTGCAACGCCAGGGCCTGCGCAGGGAATTTATCCACGTCGCGTCGATCGACTCGCTGCCGTCCGATGGGACGCCCCGGCAGTTTTCTGTGGTCGCGGACCGCACGGACGCCTGGAACAAATCTCCGCGCGTGCCGATCGGCGCGGTTTATCTTCGCAAGACTGAAGCCAACGAGGTCATTGCTCTGAATGTGGTGTGTCCGCACGCGGGGTGTTTCGTGGAATACAGTTCGGCTCAGAAGGCTTTTACCTGTCCCTGCCACAACAGCCGGTTTGGGCTGGATGGAACGATTGCGGATCGCAAGAGCCCCAGCCCGCGCGCGCTGGACGCGTTGGAGGTCGAAATTCGCAACCAATCGGAAATCTGGGTGAAGTTCCAGAACTTCGTCGCCGGCCACGGGCAGAAGATTCCGGTGGCATGA